A genomic segment from Biomphalaria glabrata chromosome 16, xgBioGlab47.1, whole genome shotgun sequence encodes:
- the LOC106080160 gene encoding la-related protein Larp4B-like isoform X7, which produces MMTQDRATGQPMAGSTPPKNLNPSAPIFQQSGERSPSDVNYLGQEAGSPGLGNGEPGDNVLPNEAVPPVGGGEEETEEEGADAASSEGGRYPESVLEPIKKQMQFYFSSENLPNDKFLNSKMDNDKYIPLELFLDFGRIKPICDNYEQLAQAVELSSILELNESRTKVRVSQCRKTLTLRGFPANATKEEICEFILSIGGPSPTHIEFVMLKEKCSNWYVSFKDESIALNCFFKLHNAKAEYKGYPIGCCIKSSGTLAAAGYFPSSEESNQRRMAQQNHVSVPPVNPTATPAMQSTLAQPQQPQTLMQPYNTMPIYNQLVQATPGIYYQQATPAPYLGWTGMTSMLTPNWAGPAAMEPGLIMQNNGLQPQHIRTNMPRHIMPQTGAQHRFNKPQRNRQQVERSASERSDRGSVVSISSAGQSRSSPRSVDSGSSAGMVQQSGAYVTRRPRDEVVINQQQLVQTAQHQYVTPIVTQQQQHVVTTAAPTTIVNPVESTIHFPQQQPIIVQPTMTVPTTAPPMPTPQTNNPPPLTPQQMHHQPPPQLHHHQQPPHQHQPPAHHPAPHPVSHQQHHQPPPLSHHQSHHQQPLQGGNHQSHPNPHMMPPLHHPQPHHQMPPPSVSHHQHQQPPLGNRQTDRKRGKRNDVRNQRNQSSRVSSQAPVPPDNFTMEANSFPPLPGAANSVANSDVSLENRMSDIVRGKPPRTSVSSSSGVQRAPSTTPSPVATPAPPVVSSAPQRVSGPAAVDVPSGGDDADSLQEDDTSSSFEEGDTDETRSIRSETQSATSSEPSVVPIPSRSQKANTPVMTPTPVSSHRPGENRPGVHNQSSGPTRIAQQPAPPQQVLISPALTSPMTQEAPKPSYAQMVAQKNRDAANGITPSDASSSVSSNPITNSGTLNGPSAAGAQNNSSTASSNLVRSNSQTSNAFREQGNHQAGAQPVPRSAQRGSSKDNVVRAEGPTQSSRPSSNGPRRNSKENRSGNKFDRRKPEPRPK; this is translated from the exons ATGATGACTCAGGACAGGGCAACTGGGCAACCAATGGct GGTTCTACTCCGCCCAAAAATCTCAACCCTTCGGCACCTATATTTCAACAGTCTGGAGAAAGATCTCCTTCTGATGTCAATTATCTGGGTCAAGAGGCTGGATCCCCAG GACTAGGAAATGGTGAGCCAGGAGACAACGTGCTGCCCAATGAAGCTGTCCCTCCTGTTGGTGGAGGGGAGGAGGAAACAGAGGAAGAGGGGGCTGATGCAGCAAGTAGCGAAG GAGGCAGGTATCCCGAGTCTGTGCTTGAGCCTATTAAGAAACAGATGCAGTTTTATTTCTCCTC AGAAAACTTACCCAATGACaagtttttaaattctaaaatgGATAACGATAAGTACATACCGCTGGAGCTGTTTCTTGACTTTGGTAGGATCAAGCCTATATGTGACAACTACGAGCAGTTGGCCCAGGCTGTAGAAT TGAGTTCCATCTTAGAATTGAATGAGTCTAGAACTAAAGTTAGAGTTTCCCAGTGCAGGAAAACTTTGACACTGCGAGGTTTCCCTGCGAATGCCACAAAAGAG GAAATTTGTGAATTCATTCTGAGCATAGGTGGGCCATCACCAACTCATATAGAGTTTGTCATGTTGAAAGAGAAGTGCTCCAACTGGTATGTCAGCTTCAAAGATGAGTCCATTGCCTTGAACTGCTTTTTTAAGTTACATAATGCCAAAGCAGAATACAAAGGCTATCCTATTGGG TGCTGTATCAAGTCTTCGGGTACTTTGGCTGCTGCTGGATACTTTCCTTCATCTGAAGAGTCTAACCAGCGTAGAATGGCCCAGCAGAACCATGTATCTGTCCCCCCTGTCAATCCCACAGCAACTCCGGCTATGCAGAGCACTCTAGCACAACCTCAACAACCACAGACATTAATGCAACCGTACAACACCATGCCAATCTACAACCAGCTCGTGCAAGCCACACCTGGAATCTATTACCAGCAG GCCACTCCTGCACCTTATTTAGGTTGGACCGGTATGACCAGTATGCTGACCCCAAATTGGGCTGGCCCTGCAGCCATGGAGCCAGGACTT ATCATGCAAAACAATGGTTTGCAGCCTCAACATATCAGGACTAATATGCCTCGACATATAATGCCACAGACTGGAGCACAGCATCGTTTTAATAA GCCGCAGCGTAATCGCCAACAGGTTGAGCGTAGTGCTTCAGAGAGAAGTGACCGTGGATCTGTAGTGTCTATTTCGTCAGCTGGTCAGTCTCGTTCCAGCCCACGTAGTGTTGACAGTGGTAGTAGTGCTGGCATGGTGCAACAGAGTGGGGCTTATGTGACCCGTCGCCCTAGAGATGAAGTTGTTATCAACCAACAGCAGTTAGTGCAGACTGCCCAGCATCAGTATGTGACACCTATTGTTACTCAGCAGCAGCAACATGTTGTCACCACTGCAGCTCCCACTACCATAGTCAACCCTGTAGAATCAACAATTCATTTTCCGCAACAGCAGCCTATTATTGTACAGCCGACAATGACTGTGCCCACCACTGCACCTCCAATGCCTACCCCACAGACAAATAATCCGCCCCCTTTGACTCCGCAACAGATGCACCACCAACCCCCTCCTCAATTACATCACCACCAACAGCCCCCTCATCAGCACCAGCCTCCTGCCCATCACCCAGCCCCTCACCCCGTCAGCCATCAGCAACACCACCAGCCACCACCCCTTTCCCACCATCAGTCACATCACCAGCAACCTCTGCAAGGTGGAAATCACCAGTCTCACCCAAACCCTCATATGATGCCCCCACTCCATCACCCACAGCCTCATCATCAGATGCCCCCACCTTCTGTTTCCCATCATCAACATCAGCAGCCACCGCTAggcaacagacagacagacag aaaAAGAGGTAAACGCAATGATGTTAGAAATCAG AGAAATCAGTCTAGTAGAGTTAGTTCACAAGCCCCTGTTCCTCCAGACAACTTTACAATGGAGGCTAATTCTTTTCCACCACTTCCTGGCGCAGCA AACAGTGTAGCCAATTCTGATGTTTCTCTGGAAAACCGAATGTCAGACATAGTGAGAGGAAAGCCTCCACGAACATCTGTCTCCAGTAGCTCTGGTGTTCAGAGGGCCCCTTCCACGACCCCAAGCCCAGTAGCTACACCAGCTCCCCCTGTGGTTTCCTCAGCTCCTCAAAGAGTGTCAGGGCCTGCTGCTGTTGATGTTCCCAGTGGTGGGGATGATGCTGATTCTCTCCAGGAGGATGATACATCTTCTTCTTTTGAAGAAGGGGATACTGATGAGACAAGGTCAATACGCTCAGAGACACAGTCAGCAACATCATCAGAGCCATCAGTTGTGCCAATACCTTCTCG GTCTCAGAAAGCCAATACCCCTGTTATGACACCGACCCCTGTCTCATCACATAGGCCTGGGGAGAACAGGCCAGGTGTACACAATCAAAGCTCTGGTCCCACTAGGATAGCCCAGCAGCCAGCACCACCGCAGCAAGTTTTGATTTCACCTGCTTTAACTTCACCTATGACT CAGGAAGCTCCAAAACCTTCTTATGCTCAGATGGTGGCCCAGAAAAATCGTGATGCGGCCAATGGAATTACTCCCAGTGATGCCTCTAGTAGTGTCTCATCCAACCCAATCACAAACTCAGGAACACTTAATGGCCCATCAGCTGCTGGTGCCCAGAATAATAGCAGCACTGCCTCGTCCAACCTAGTAAGATCCAACAGTCAGACATCCAATGCCTTCCGTGAGCAGGGAAATCACCAGGCTGGTGCTCAGCCTGTGCCTCGCTCAGCCCAAAGGGGCTCTTCTAAAGACAATGTTGTCCGGGCAGAAGGACCTACTCAATCCTCTCGGCCTTCTAGCAATGGCCCCCGCAGGAACTCCAAGGAAAATAGATCAGGGAATAAATTTGACAGAAGGAAACCTGAGCCTCGCCCAAAATAA
- the LOC106080160 gene encoding transcription factor mef2A-like isoform X2, with protein sequence MLPGDVFYYAANSSVLCVQRDELVKFINKTPASTRLLNLNPSAQPFRQTPSGSTPPKNLNPSAPIFQQSGERSPSDVNYLGQEAGSPGLLTNGGIHHYGTNYSLGASSNLSKLQAPHQIPSLMVNGAAQVAPHVAAHPMLTTGGRANHLVPSSKTQYFVAVPDNLNGPVPRQQQQQARITSNHLGLGNGEPGDNVLPNEAVPPVGGGEEETEEEGADAASSEGGRYPESVLEPIKKQMQFYFSSENLPNDKFLNSKMDNDKYIPLELFLDFGRIKPICDNYEQLAQAVELSSILELNESRTKVRVSQCRKTLTLRGFPANATKEEICEFILSIGGPSPTHIEFVMLKEKCSNWYVSFKDESIALNCFFKLHNAKAEYKGYPIGCCIKSSGTLAAAGYFPSSEESNQRRMAQQNHVSVPPVNPTATPAMQSTLAQPQQPQTLMQPYNTMPIYNQLVQATPGIYYQQATPAPYLGWTGMTSMLTPNWAGPAAMEPGLIMQNNGLQPQHIRTNMPRHIMPQTGAQHRFNKPQRNRQQVERSASERSDRGSVVSISSAGQSRSSPRSVDSGSSAGMVQQSGAYVTRRPRDEVVINQQQLVQTAQHQYVTPIVTQQQQHVVTTAAPTTIVNPVESTIHFPQQQPIIVQPTMTVPTTAPPMPTPQTNNPPPLTPQQMHHQPPPQLHHHQQPPHQHQPPAHHPAPHPVSHQQHHQPPPLSHHQSHHQQPLQGGNHQSHPNPHMMPPLHHPQPHHQMPPPSVSHHQHQQPPLGNRQTDRKRGKRNDVRNQRNQSSRVSSQAPVPPDNFTMEANSFPPLPGAANSVANSDVSLENRMSDIVRGKPPRTSVSSSSGVQRAPSTTPSPVATPAPPVVSSAPQRVSGPAAVDVPSGGDDADSLQEDDTSSSFEEGDTDETRSIRSETQSATSSEPSVVPIPSRSQKANTPVMTPTPVSSHRPGENRPGVHNQSSGPTRIAQQPAPPQQVLISPALTSPMTEAPKPSYAQMVAQKNRDAANGITPSDASSSVSSNPITNSGTLNGPSAAGAQNNSSTASSNLVRSNSQTSNAFREQGNHQAGAQPVPRSAQRGSSKDNVVRAEGPTQSSRPSSNGPRRNSKENRSGNKFDRRKPEPRPK encoded by the exons ATGCTCCCTGGGGATGTTTTCTACTACGCCGCGAATTCCAGTGTGCTGTGTGTGCAGCGGGACGAACTGGTCAAGTTCATAAACAAG actCCTGCCTCTACTCGGCTATTGAACCTAAATCCTTCGGCTCAACCTTTCCGCCAGACTCCTTCT GGTTCTACTCCGCCCAAAAATCTCAACCCTTCGGCACCTATATTTCAACAGTCTGGAGAAAGATCTCCTTCTGATGTCAATTATCTGGGTCAAGAGGCTGGATCCCCAG GTCTGTTGACCAATGGAGGTATCCATCACTACGGCACAAATTATTCTTTGGGAGCTAGCAGCAACCTCTCTAAGCTGCAGGCCCCTCACCAGATTCCAAGCCTTATGGTGAACGGTGCAGCTCAGGTGGCACCCCACGTGGCAGCTCATCCCATGCTAACCACGGGCGGTCGAGCCAACCATCTAGTGCCTAGCTCTAAGACACAATACTTTGTTGCTGTTCCTGATAACTTGAATGGACCTGTTCCACGGCAGCAGCAGCAACAAGCAAGGATCACATCAAATCACCTTG GACTAGGAAATGGTGAGCCAGGAGACAACGTGCTGCCCAATGAAGCTGTCCCTCCTGTTGGTGGAGGGGAGGAGGAAACAGAGGAAGAGGGGGCTGATGCAGCAAGTAGCGAAG GAGGCAGGTATCCCGAGTCTGTGCTTGAGCCTATTAAGAAACAGATGCAGTTTTATTTCTCCTC AGAAAACTTACCCAATGACaagtttttaaattctaaaatgGATAACGATAAGTACATACCGCTGGAGCTGTTTCTTGACTTTGGTAGGATCAAGCCTATATGTGACAACTACGAGCAGTTGGCCCAGGCTGTAGAAT TGAGTTCCATCTTAGAATTGAATGAGTCTAGAACTAAAGTTAGAGTTTCCCAGTGCAGGAAAACTTTGACACTGCGAGGTTTCCCTGCGAATGCCACAAAAGAG GAAATTTGTGAATTCATTCTGAGCATAGGTGGGCCATCACCAACTCATATAGAGTTTGTCATGTTGAAAGAGAAGTGCTCCAACTGGTATGTCAGCTTCAAAGATGAGTCCATTGCCTTGAACTGCTTTTTTAAGTTACATAATGCCAAAGCAGAATACAAAGGCTATCCTATTGGG TGCTGTATCAAGTCTTCGGGTACTTTGGCTGCTGCTGGATACTTTCCTTCATCTGAAGAGTCTAACCAGCGTAGAATGGCCCAGCAGAACCATGTATCTGTCCCCCCTGTCAATCCCACAGCAACTCCGGCTATGCAGAGCACTCTAGCACAACCTCAACAACCACAGACATTAATGCAACCGTACAACACCATGCCAATCTACAACCAGCTCGTGCAAGCCACACCTGGAATCTATTACCAGCAG GCCACTCCTGCACCTTATTTAGGTTGGACCGGTATGACCAGTATGCTGACCCCAAATTGGGCTGGCCCTGCAGCCATGGAGCCAGGACTT ATCATGCAAAACAATGGTTTGCAGCCTCAACATATCAGGACTAATATGCCTCGACATATAATGCCACAGACTGGAGCACAGCATCGTTTTAATAA GCCGCAGCGTAATCGCCAACAGGTTGAGCGTAGTGCTTCAGAGAGAAGTGACCGTGGATCTGTAGTGTCTATTTCGTCAGCTGGTCAGTCTCGTTCCAGCCCACGTAGTGTTGACAGTGGTAGTAGTGCTGGCATGGTGCAACAGAGTGGGGCTTATGTGACCCGTCGCCCTAGAGATGAAGTTGTTATCAACCAACAGCAGTTAGTGCAGACTGCCCAGCATCAGTATGTGACACCTATTGTTACTCAGCAGCAGCAACATGTTGTCACCACTGCAGCTCCCACTACCATAGTCAACCCTGTAGAATCAACAATTCATTTTCCGCAACAGCAGCCTATTATTGTACAGCCGACAATGACTGTGCCCACCACTGCACCTCCAATGCCTACCCCACAGACAAATAATCCGCCCCCTTTGACTCCGCAACAGATGCACCACCAACCCCCTCCTCAATTACATCACCACCAACAGCCCCCTCATCAGCACCAGCCTCCTGCCCATCACCCAGCCCCTCACCCCGTCAGCCATCAGCAACACCACCAGCCACCACCCCTTTCCCACCATCAGTCACATCACCAGCAACCTCTGCAAGGTGGAAATCACCAGTCTCACCCAAACCCTCATATGATGCCCCCACTCCATCACCCACAGCCTCATCATCAGATGCCCCCACCTTCTGTTTCCCATCATCAACATCAGCAGCCACCGCTAggcaacagacagacagacag aaaAAGAGGTAAACGCAATGATGTTAGAAATCAG AGAAATCAGTCTAGTAGAGTTAGTTCACAAGCCCCTGTTCCTCCAGACAACTTTACAATGGAGGCTAATTCTTTTCCACCACTTCCTGGCGCAGCA AACAGTGTAGCCAATTCTGATGTTTCTCTGGAAAACCGAATGTCAGACATAGTGAGAGGAAAGCCTCCACGAACATCTGTCTCCAGTAGCTCTGGTGTTCAGAGGGCCCCTTCCACGACCCCAAGCCCAGTAGCTACACCAGCTCCCCCTGTGGTTTCCTCAGCTCCTCAAAGAGTGTCAGGGCCTGCTGCTGTTGATGTTCCCAGTGGTGGGGATGATGCTGATTCTCTCCAGGAGGATGATACATCTTCTTCTTTTGAAGAAGGGGATACTGATGAGACAAGGTCAATACGCTCAGAGACACAGTCAGCAACATCATCAGAGCCATCAGTTGTGCCAATACCTTCTCG GTCTCAGAAAGCCAATACCCCTGTTATGACACCGACCCCTGTCTCATCACATAGGCCTGGGGAGAACAGGCCAGGTGTACACAATCAAAGCTCTGGTCCCACTAGGATAGCCCAGCAGCCAGCACCACCGCAGCAAGTTTTGATTTCACCTGCTTTAACTTCACCTATGACT GAAGCTCCAAAACCTTCTTATGCTCAGATGGTGGCCCAGAAAAATCGTGATGCGGCCAATGGAATTACTCCCAGTGATGCCTCTAGTAGTGTCTCATCCAACCCAATCACAAACTCAGGAACACTTAATGGCCCATCAGCTGCTGGTGCCCAGAATAATAGCAGCACTGCCTCGTCCAACCTAGTAAGATCCAACAGTCAGACATCCAATGCCTTCCGTGAGCAGGGAAATCACCAGGCTGGTGCTCAGCCTGTGCCTCGCTCAGCCCAAAGGGGCTCTTCTAAAGACAATGTTGTCCGGGCAGAAGGACCTACTCAATCCTCTCGGCCTTCTAGCAATGGCCCCCGCAGGAACTCCAAGGAAAATAGATCAGGGAATAAATTTGACAGAAGGAAACCTGAGCCTCGCCCAAAATAA
- the LOC106080160 gene encoding transcription factor mef2A-like isoform X1, with product MLPGDVFYYAANSSVLCVQRDELVKFINKTPASTRLLNLNPSAQPFRQTPSGSTPPKNLNPSAPIFQQSGERSPSDVNYLGQEAGSPGLLTNGGIHHYGTNYSLGASSNLSKLQAPHQIPSLMVNGAAQVAPHVAAHPMLTTGGRANHLVPSSKTQYFVAVPDNLNGPVPRQQQQQARITSNHLGLGNGEPGDNVLPNEAVPPVGGGEEETEEEGADAASSEGGRYPESVLEPIKKQMQFYFSSENLPNDKFLNSKMDNDKYIPLELFLDFGRIKPICDNYEQLAQAVELSSILELNESRTKVRVSQCRKTLTLRGFPANATKEEICEFILSIGGPSPTHIEFVMLKEKCSNWYVSFKDESIALNCFFKLHNAKAEYKGYPIGCCIKSSGTLAAAGYFPSSEESNQRRMAQQNHVSVPPVNPTATPAMQSTLAQPQQPQTLMQPYNTMPIYNQLVQATPGIYYQQATPAPYLGWTGMTSMLTPNWAGPAAMEPGLIMQNNGLQPQHIRTNMPRHIMPQTGAQHRFNKPQRNRQQVERSASERSDRGSVVSISSAGQSRSSPRSVDSGSSAGMVQQSGAYVTRRPRDEVVINQQQLVQTAQHQYVTPIVTQQQQHVVTTAAPTTIVNPVESTIHFPQQQPIIVQPTMTVPTTAPPMPTPQTNNPPPLTPQQMHHQPPPQLHHHQQPPHQHQPPAHHPAPHPVSHQQHHQPPPLSHHQSHHQQPLQGGNHQSHPNPHMMPPLHHPQPHHQMPPPSVSHHQHQQPPLGNRQTDRKRGKRNDVRNQRNQSSRVSSQAPVPPDNFTMEANSFPPLPGAANSVANSDVSLENRMSDIVRGKPPRTSVSSSSGVQRAPSTTPSPVATPAPPVVSSAPQRVSGPAAVDVPSGGDDADSLQEDDTSSSFEEGDTDETRSIRSETQSATSSEPSVVPIPSRSQKANTPVMTPTPVSSHRPGENRPGVHNQSSGPTRIAQQPAPPQQVLISPALTSPMTQEAPKPSYAQMVAQKNRDAANGITPSDASSSVSSNPITNSGTLNGPSAAGAQNNSSTASSNLVRSNSQTSNAFREQGNHQAGAQPVPRSAQRGSSKDNVVRAEGPTQSSRPSSNGPRRNSKENRSGNKFDRRKPEPRPK from the exons ATGCTCCCTGGGGATGTTTTCTACTACGCCGCGAATTCCAGTGTGCTGTGTGTGCAGCGGGACGAACTGGTCAAGTTCATAAACAAG actCCTGCCTCTACTCGGCTATTGAACCTAAATCCTTCGGCTCAACCTTTCCGCCAGACTCCTTCT GGTTCTACTCCGCCCAAAAATCTCAACCCTTCGGCACCTATATTTCAACAGTCTGGAGAAAGATCTCCTTCTGATGTCAATTATCTGGGTCAAGAGGCTGGATCCCCAG GTCTGTTGACCAATGGAGGTATCCATCACTACGGCACAAATTATTCTTTGGGAGCTAGCAGCAACCTCTCTAAGCTGCAGGCCCCTCACCAGATTCCAAGCCTTATGGTGAACGGTGCAGCTCAGGTGGCACCCCACGTGGCAGCTCATCCCATGCTAACCACGGGCGGTCGAGCCAACCATCTAGTGCCTAGCTCTAAGACACAATACTTTGTTGCTGTTCCTGATAACTTGAATGGACCTGTTCCACGGCAGCAGCAGCAACAAGCAAGGATCACATCAAATCACCTTG GACTAGGAAATGGTGAGCCAGGAGACAACGTGCTGCCCAATGAAGCTGTCCCTCCTGTTGGTGGAGGGGAGGAGGAAACAGAGGAAGAGGGGGCTGATGCAGCAAGTAGCGAAG GAGGCAGGTATCCCGAGTCTGTGCTTGAGCCTATTAAGAAACAGATGCAGTTTTATTTCTCCTC AGAAAACTTACCCAATGACaagtttttaaattctaaaatgGATAACGATAAGTACATACCGCTGGAGCTGTTTCTTGACTTTGGTAGGATCAAGCCTATATGTGACAACTACGAGCAGTTGGCCCAGGCTGTAGAAT TGAGTTCCATCTTAGAATTGAATGAGTCTAGAACTAAAGTTAGAGTTTCCCAGTGCAGGAAAACTTTGACACTGCGAGGTTTCCCTGCGAATGCCACAAAAGAG GAAATTTGTGAATTCATTCTGAGCATAGGTGGGCCATCACCAACTCATATAGAGTTTGTCATGTTGAAAGAGAAGTGCTCCAACTGGTATGTCAGCTTCAAAGATGAGTCCATTGCCTTGAACTGCTTTTTTAAGTTACATAATGCCAAAGCAGAATACAAAGGCTATCCTATTGGG TGCTGTATCAAGTCTTCGGGTACTTTGGCTGCTGCTGGATACTTTCCTTCATCTGAAGAGTCTAACCAGCGTAGAATGGCCCAGCAGAACCATGTATCTGTCCCCCCTGTCAATCCCACAGCAACTCCGGCTATGCAGAGCACTCTAGCACAACCTCAACAACCACAGACATTAATGCAACCGTACAACACCATGCCAATCTACAACCAGCTCGTGCAAGCCACACCTGGAATCTATTACCAGCAG GCCACTCCTGCACCTTATTTAGGTTGGACCGGTATGACCAGTATGCTGACCCCAAATTGGGCTGGCCCTGCAGCCATGGAGCCAGGACTT ATCATGCAAAACAATGGTTTGCAGCCTCAACATATCAGGACTAATATGCCTCGACATATAATGCCACAGACTGGAGCACAGCATCGTTTTAATAA GCCGCAGCGTAATCGCCAACAGGTTGAGCGTAGTGCTTCAGAGAGAAGTGACCGTGGATCTGTAGTGTCTATTTCGTCAGCTGGTCAGTCTCGTTCCAGCCCACGTAGTGTTGACAGTGGTAGTAGTGCTGGCATGGTGCAACAGAGTGGGGCTTATGTGACCCGTCGCCCTAGAGATGAAGTTGTTATCAACCAACAGCAGTTAGTGCAGACTGCCCAGCATCAGTATGTGACACCTATTGTTACTCAGCAGCAGCAACATGTTGTCACCACTGCAGCTCCCACTACCATAGTCAACCCTGTAGAATCAACAATTCATTTTCCGCAACAGCAGCCTATTATTGTACAGCCGACAATGACTGTGCCCACCACTGCACCTCCAATGCCTACCCCACAGACAAATAATCCGCCCCCTTTGACTCCGCAACAGATGCACCACCAACCCCCTCCTCAATTACATCACCACCAACAGCCCCCTCATCAGCACCAGCCTCCTGCCCATCACCCAGCCCCTCACCCCGTCAGCCATCAGCAACACCACCAGCCACCACCCCTTTCCCACCATCAGTCACATCACCAGCAACCTCTGCAAGGTGGAAATCACCAGTCTCACCCAAACCCTCATATGATGCCCCCACTCCATCACCCACAGCCTCATCATCAGATGCCCCCACCTTCTGTTTCCCATCATCAACATCAGCAGCCACCGCTAggcaacagacagacagacag aaaAAGAGGTAAACGCAATGATGTTAGAAATCAG AGAAATCAGTCTAGTAGAGTTAGTTCACAAGCCCCTGTTCCTCCAGACAACTTTACAATGGAGGCTAATTCTTTTCCACCACTTCCTGGCGCAGCA AACAGTGTAGCCAATTCTGATGTTTCTCTGGAAAACCGAATGTCAGACATAGTGAGAGGAAAGCCTCCACGAACATCTGTCTCCAGTAGCTCTGGTGTTCAGAGGGCCCCTTCCACGACCCCAAGCCCAGTAGCTACACCAGCTCCCCCTGTGGTTTCCTCAGCTCCTCAAAGAGTGTCAGGGCCTGCTGCTGTTGATGTTCCCAGTGGTGGGGATGATGCTGATTCTCTCCAGGAGGATGATACATCTTCTTCTTTTGAAGAAGGGGATACTGATGAGACAAGGTCAATACGCTCAGAGACACAGTCAGCAACATCATCAGAGCCATCAGTTGTGCCAATACCTTCTCG GTCTCAGAAAGCCAATACCCCTGTTATGACACCGACCCCTGTCTCATCACATAGGCCTGGGGAGAACAGGCCAGGTGTACACAATCAAAGCTCTGGTCCCACTAGGATAGCCCAGCAGCCAGCACCACCGCAGCAAGTTTTGATTTCACCTGCTTTAACTTCACCTATGACT CAGGAAGCTCCAAAACCTTCTTATGCTCAGATGGTGGCCCAGAAAAATCGTGATGCGGCCAATGGAATTACTCCCAGTGATGCCTCTAGTAGTGTCTCATCCAACCCAATCACAAACTCAGGAACACTTAATGGCCCATCAGCTGCTGGTGCCCAGAATAATAGCAGCACTGCCTCGTCCAACCTAGTAAGATCCAACAGTCAGACATCCAATGCCTTCCGTGAGCAGGGAAATCACCAGGCTGGTGCTCAGCCTGTGCCTCGCTCAGCCCAAAGGGGCTCTTCTAAAGACAATGTTGTCCGGGCAGAAGGACCTACTCAATCCTCTCGGCCTTCTAGCAATGGCCCCCGCAGGAACTCCAAGGAAAATAGATCAGGGAATAAATTTGACAGAAGGAAACCTGAGCCTCGCCCAAAATAA